A segment of the Vallitalea okinawensis genome:
TATAGTTATGTACTATATAAAGAGCAGTATGGCTATGTTTATAATACAAAGTTATCTTTTAACGAAGAAGACTTACAAGACTTAAGCTATATATCAGAAATGAAGAATGCTGTTGTTATAGCTGATAACTTAAATGTAAGACAAGGAGCGAATACAAGTTCAAGTATTATAACAAAACTGCAACGAGGAAATGAAGTTGACGTTATAAGTATAGAAGGTGAATGGATTAAGGTTAAGTTAACGGATGAAGCCATAGGTTATGTGCATAAAGCATATGTAACATTGGAGAACGCCATCCAGTTAAATGCTTTTGAAGAAGAATTAAGCCTTGGTGATGAAATAGCTAATCAGGGTATGCAATATGTTGGAGTACCTTATGTGTATGGTGGTACAAGCCTAACATACGGTGTAGATTGCTCTGGTTTTACGCAAAGTATATATCAACAGTTTGGTGTAAGTATTAGCCGTACCTCCAGAACCCAGTTTAATGATGGTGTTCCAGTATCCGTTGGTGAGTTGCAGTCAGGTGATTTATTATTCTATGGTTATAATGGATATATCTCACATGTTGCCATTTATATTGGTAATGGGCAAATTGTTCATTCAAGTACGCCAAGTACTGGTGTAATCATTTCGGATATGTATGCATCAGGAAAACCATATATTGGAGCAAGAAGAATTCTATACTAAGAGGCTGACCGGCCTCTTTTTCTTTTGCATTAAACAGAGCATTTAATAAAGATTTAAAGTCTTTTTCAGGGTAATTATGGTATAATATGATGTACTAAAGGAGAAGGAGGAAAAGCATGAAAAAAATTATCGTTGGACTTATTCTTTTTATTACAGTATTATCTGTTGGCTGTACTGAAATGCGACCTGTGAGCAATATTGGTACGAGCTCAGAAGAACAGCCGACACTCGAACCAGAGGTAGGCAATAAAGACGACATTATAACAGTTGAACCTGAAGTGGTAGAACCTGTTGTTGAGGAGCCAATTGTAGAAGAGGAACCAAAGGTAGAAGAGAACGTAAAAGAAACTGAAGAAGAGTCGGTTTTAGAAGAAATTGATTTAGAACTACCTGTAATAGTTGAAAAGGAAACATCCTCTCTTTCCAATGAAACAAAGGGGTGGTCCTGGAAGCGTAACACGGAACATGAACCACCAATTGCCTATGCAGAGACTGAGATTCTTGATAGTTATAATGCCTATTACCTTGGAGATATCAATGAGAAGGTGATTTATTTAACTTTTGATAACGGTTACGAGAATGGCTATACAGAAACAATACTAGATGCATTAGCAGTACATGATGTTAAAGCAGCATTTTTTGTAACCCAGCCTTACATAAGAGATAATAAAGAATTAGTCATAAGGATGAAAGAAGAAGGGCATATTGTTGGCAATCATTCAGTAACTCATCAAAGTATGCCTAGTCTTAGTGATGAAGATGTCATTAGAGAATTAGAAGATACTGCTGCCTATATGTTAGAGACAACAGGTTACTCAATGGATGCTTATTTTAGACCACCTATGGGTGAATACAG
Coding sequences within it:
- the pdaA gene encoding delta-lactam-biosynthetic de-N-acetylase, with the protein product MKKIIVGLILFITVLSVGCTEMRPVSNIGTSSEEQPTLEPEVGNKDDIITVEPEVVEPVVEEPIVEEEPKVEENVKETEEESVLEEIDLELPVIVEKETSSLSNETKGWSWKRNTEHEPPIAYAETEILDSYNAYYLGDINEKVIYLTFDNGYENGYTETILDALAVHDVKAAFFVTQPYIRDNKELVIRMKEEGHIVGNHSVTHQSMPSLSDEDVIRELEDTAAYMLETTGYSMDAYFRPPMGEYSERTLYLTSSVGYKSIFWSMAYVDWKTDDQPGADYALDHVMTNHHPGSIPLLHSVSSSNAEALASIIESLHAEGYRFGTLDELK
- a CDS encoding C40 family peptidase, translated to MSFRKKYVKTLCCIAGTLIYTMNAHAAVVGTVNVDQINVRTAPVQNSSNIISQLETDSQVHILDVDGDYYEIEYNDEIAYVFQDYVTFNGIPALVQADVNLRSEPEQKTENIMETIPGAEEIKVLSVGEEYSYVLYKEQYGYVYNTKLSFNEEDLQDLSYISEMKNAVVIADNLNVRQGANTSSSIITKLQRGNEVDVISIEGEWIKVKLTDEAIGYVHKAYVTLENAIQLNAFEEELSLGDEIANQGMQYVGVPYVYGGTSLTYGVDCSGFTQSIYQQFGVSISRTSRTQFNDGVPVSVGELQSGDLLFYGYNGYISHVAIYIGNGQIVHSSTPSTGVIISDMYASGKPYIGARRILY